From the Euphorbia lathyris chromosome 6, ddEupLath1.1, whole genome shotgun sequence genome, one window contains:
- the LOC136233140 gene encoding uncharacterized protein C24B11.05-like isoform X1 yields MANEHQYHHSVLPKYDTLLFDVDDTLYSSTTGFSKQCSNNILGYFSYFFIKSNISFICSFISKNSAEFMVEKLGIPETETSQLNQILYNNYGTSMAGLKAIGYGFDDDEYHSYVHGRLPYQNLKPDPLLRNLLLSLPMRKIIFSNADKIHVAKVLRKLQLEDCFERIISFEILNPPPIHKTVITCNAKNDNEIKLLRAELMADQLPKTPTTCKPFQHSFQKAFNYANINPKTTIFFDDSVRNIQAGKRMGLTTVLVGSSDRISGADYAFGSIHNIKEAMPQLLEPNHKKKKETIYCNANNVSIETSVPA; encoded by the exons ATGGCAAATGAACATCAATATCACCATTCTGTGCTGCCAAAATATGACACCCTTCTCTTTG atgttgATGATACCCTTTATTCCTCAACTACTGGTTTCTCAAAGCAATGCTCCAATAACATTCTAGGTTACTTTTCCTActtttttatcaaatcaaatatcTCTTTTATATGTTCATTCATTTCAAAAAACTCTGCAGAATTCATGGTTGAGAAACTTGGTATACCAGAAACTGAAACCTCCCAGTTGAATCAAATATTATACAACAACTATGGTACTTCAATGGCTGGTCTTAAGGCCATTGGTTATGGCTTTGACGATGATGAATATCACAGTTATGTTCATGGGAGATTACCTTATCAAAACCTAAAGCCTGACCCTCTTTTAAGAAATCTTCTACTTAGCTTGCCTATGCGTAAAATT ATCTTCTCAAATGCTGATAAAATCCATGTGGCTAAGGTTCTAAGGAAGCTTCAATTGGAAGACTGCTTTGAGAGGATTATTTCCTTTGAGATCCTTAATCCTCCTCCTATTCATAAAACAGTAATTACTTGTAATGctaaaaatgataatgaaattaaattattaagaGCTGAATTAATGGCTGATCAACTTCCTAAGACTCCAACCACCTGCAAACCATTTCAACATTCTTTTCAGAAAGCCTTTAACTATGCTAACATCAATCCTAAAACAACT ATATTCTTTGATGATAGTGTCCGAAATATACAGGCTGGAAAGAGAATGGGACTGACGACTGTTTTG GTAGGTAGTTCTGACCGAATTTCAGGGGCGGATTATGCATTTGGGAGCATCCATAATATTAAGGAAGCAATGCCACAATTATTGGAACCAAATcacaagaagaagaaagaaactatATACTGTAATGCAaataatgtttcaattgagACTTCTGTCCCAGCCTAA
- the LOC136233140 gene encoding uncharacterized protein C24B11.05-like isoform X2, with protein MANEHQYHHSVLPKYDTLLFDVDDTLYSSTTGFSKQCSNNILEFMVEKLGIPETETSQLNQILYNNYGTSMAGLKAIGYGFDDDEYHSYVHGRLPYQNLKPDPLLRNLLLSLPMRKIIFSNADKIHVAKVLRKLQLEDCFERIISFEILNPPPIHKTVITCNAKNDNEIKLLRAELMADQLPKTPTTCKPFQHSFQKAFNYANINPKTTIFFDDSVRNIQAGKRMGLTTVLVGSSDRISGADYAFGSIHNIKEAMPQLLEPNHKKKKETIYCNANNVSIETSVPA; from the exons ATGGCAAATGAACATCAATATCACCATTCTGTGCTGCCAAAATATGACACCCTTCTCTTTG atgttgATGATACCCTTTATTCCTCAACTACTGGTTTCTCAAAGCAATGCTCCAATAACATTCTAG AATTCATGGTTGAGAAACTTGGTATACCAGAAACTGAAACCTCCCAGTTGAATCAAATATTATACAACAACTATGGTACTTCAATGGCTGGTCTTAAGGCCATTGGTTATGGCTTTGACGATGATGAATATCACAGTTATGTTCATGGGAGATTACCTTATCAAAACCTAAAGCCTGACCCTCTTTTAAGAAATCTTCTACTTAGCTTGCCTATGCGTAAAATT ATCTTCTCAAATGCTGATAAAATCCATGTGGCTAAGGTTCTAAGGAAGCTTCAATTGGAAGACTGCTTTGAGAGGATTATTTCCTTTGAGATCCTTAATCCTCCTCCTATTCATAAAACAGTAATTACTTGTAATGctaaaaatgataatgaaattaaattattaagaGCTGAATTAATGGCTGATCAACTTCCTAAGACTCCAACCACCTGCAAACCATTTCAACATTCTTTTCAGAAAGCCTTTAACTATGCTAACATCAATCCTAAAACAACT ATATTCTTTGATGATAGTGTCCGAAATATACAGGCTGGAAAGAGAATGGGACTGACGACTGTTTTG GTAGGTAGTTCTGACCGAATTTCAGGGGCGGATTATGCATTTGGGAGCATCCATAATATTAAGGAAGCAATGCCACAATTATTGGAACCAAATcacaagaagaagaaagaaactatATACTGTAATGCAaataatgtttcaattgagACTTCTGTCCCAGCCTAA
- the LOC136233140 gene encoding uncharacterized protein C24B11.05-like isoform X3: MANEHQYHHSVLPKYDTLLFEFMVEKLGIPETETSQLNQILYNNYGTSMAGLKAIGYGFDDDEYHSYVHGRLPYQNLKPDPLLRNLLLSLPMRKIIFSNADKIHVAKVLRKLQLEDCFERIISFEILNPPPIHKTVITCNAKNDNEIKLLRAELMADQLPKTPTTCKPFQHSFQKAFNYANINPKTTIFFDDSVRNIQAGKRMGLTTVLVGSSDRISGADYAFGSIHNIKEAMPQLLEPNHKKKKETIYCNANNVSIETSVPA, encoded by the exons ATGGCAAATGAACATCAATATCACCATTCTGTGCTGCCAAAATATGACACCCTTCTCTTTG AATTCATGGTTGAGAAACTTGGTATACCAGAAACTGAAACCTCCCAGTTGAATCAAATATTATACAACAACTATGGTACTTCAATGGCTGGTCTTAAGGCCATTGGTTATGGCTTTGACGATGATGAATATCACAGTTATGTTCATGGGAGATTACCTTATCAAAACCTAAAGCCTGACCCTCTTTTAAGAAATCTTCTACTTAGCTTGCCTATGCGTAAAATT ATCTTCTCAAATGCTGATAAAATCCATGTGGCTAAGGTTCTAAGGAAGCTTCAATTGGAAGACTGCTTTGAGAGGATTATTTCCTTTGAGATCCTTAATCCTCCTCCTATTCATAAAACAGTAATTACTTGTAATGctaaaaatgataatgaaattaaattattaagaGCTGAATTAATGGCTGATCAACTTCCTAAGACTCCAACCACCTGCAAACCATTTCAACATTCTTTTCAGAAAGCCTTTAACTATGCTAACATCAATCCTAAAACAACT ATATTCTTTGATGATAGTGTCCGAAATATACAGGCTGGAAAGAGAATGGGACTGACGACTGTTTTG GTAGGTAGTTCTGACCGAATTTCAGGGGCGGATTATGCATTTGGGAGCATCCATAATATTAAGGAAGCAATGCCACAATTATTGGAACCAAATcacaagaagaagaaagaaactatATACTGTAATGCAaataatgtttcaattgagACTTCTGTCCCAGCCTAA